Proteins encoded within one genomic window of Triticum aestivum cultivar Chinese Spring chromosome 2D, IWGSC CS RefSeq v2.1, whole genome shotgun sequence:
- the LOC123053097 gene encoding probable magnesium transporter NIPA1 isoform X1: MVMSLDNLRGFALATSSSAFIGSSFVIKKIGLKKAGDVGVRAGSGGYSYLYEPLWWIGMVTMILGEVANFAAYAFAPAILVTPLGALSIIFSAVLAHFILNERLHMFGVVGCALCVVGSIDIVLHAPMERKIDSVCEIWQLATEPGFIVYSCLAVALALVLMFWVVHHTEQRKMLAYVAICSLFGSLTVISVKAVAIALKLSFNGVNQFVYIQTWFFISVVIICCLVQLNYLNKALDSFNTAVVAPVYYVMFTTLTILANMIMYKDWDSQNATQIASEVCGFVTIVAGTFLLHKTRDMGNTQPDSDSLRADCELQEHS; encoded by the exons ATGGTGATGTCTCTAGACAATTTAAGGGGCTTTGCATTAGCCACATCATCAAGTGCTTTTATCGGATCTAGCTTTGTGATCAAGAAAATTGGCCTGAAGAAAGCTGGGGACGTTGGGGTAAGAGCAG GTTCTGGAGGCTACTCATACTTGTATGAACCGTTATGGTGGATAGGAATGGTAACTA TGATTCTGGGTGAGGTGGCCAATTTTGCAGCATATGCATTTGCGCCAGCAATACTTGTTACTCCTCTGGGAGCATTGAGCATCATATTTAG CGCAGTGCTAGCACACTTCATTTTGAATGAGAGGTTGCATATGTTTGGCGTGGTTGGTTGTGCATTATGTGTTGTTGGTTCAATTGATATAGTTTTGCATGCCCCGATGGAAAGAAAGATTGATTCAGTTTGCGAAATATGGCAACTCGCAACTGAACCAG GTTTCATAGTATATTCTTGCTTGGCTGTAGCTCTTGCACTTGTTTTAATGTTCTGGGTTGTTCACCATACCGAGCAAAGGAAAATGCTCGCATATGTTGCAATATGTTCACTTTTCGGGTCTCTTACG GTTATCAGTGTTAAAGCAGTGGCCATTGCCTTAAAGCTCTCATTTAACGGAGTGAACCAATTTGTCTACATCCAAACGTGGTTCTTTATTTCTGTTGTGATTATATGCTGTTTAGTGCAGCTGAATTATTTAAACAAG GCCTTGGATTCATTCAATACAGCTGTGGTCGCACCTGTATATTATGTGATGTTCACCACTCTTACTATTCTTGCGAACATGATCATGTACAAG GACTGGGACTCTCAGAATGCAACACAGATAGCAAGTGAGGTGTGTGGGTTCGTGACGATTGTTGCGGGGACATTTCTTCTGCACAAGACCAGAGATATGGGGAACACACAACCTGACTCAGATTCTCTGAGAGCGGACTGTGAACTCCAGGAGCATAGCTAG
- the LOC123053097 gene encoding probable magnesium transporter NIPA1 isoform X2, giving the protein MVTMILGEVANFAAYAFAPAILVTPLGALSIIFSAVLAHFILNERLHMFGVVGCALCVVGSIDIVLHAPMERKIDSVCEIWQLATEPGFIVYSCLAVALALVLMFWVVHHTEQRKMLAYVAICSLFGSLTVISVKAVAIALKLSFNGVNQFVYIQTWFFISVVIICCLVQLNYLNKALDSFNTAVVAPVYYVMFTTLTILANMIMYKDWDSQNATQIASEVCGFVTIVAGTFLLHKTRDMGNTQPDSDSLRADCELQEHS; this is encoded by the exons ATGGTAACTA TGATTCTGGGTGAGGTGGCCAATTTTGCAGCATATGCATTTGCGCCAGCAATACTTGTTACTCCTCTGGGAGCATTGAGCATCATATTTAG CGCAGTGCTAGCACACTTCATTTTGAATGAGAGGTTGCATATGTTTGGCGTGGTTGGTTGTGCATTATGTGTTGTTGGTTCAATTGATATAGTTTTGCATGCCCCGATGGAAAGAAAGATTGATTCAGTTTGCGAAATATGGCAACTCGCAACTGAACCAG GTTTCATAGTATATTCTTGCTTGGCTGTAGCTCTTGCACTTGTTTTAATGTTCTGGGTTGTTCACCATACCGAGCAAAGGAAAATGCTCGCATATGTTGCAATATGTTCACTTTTCGGGTCTCTTACG GTTATCAGTGTTAAAGCAGTGGCCATTGCCTTAAAGCTCTCATTTAACGGAGTGAACCAATTTGTCTACATCCAAACGTGGTTCTTTATTTCTGTTGTGATTATATGCTGTTTAGTGCAGCTGAATTATTTAAACAAG GCCTTGGATTCATTCAATACAGCTGTGGTCGCACCTGTATATTATGTGATGTTCACCACTCTTACTATTCTTGCGAACATGATCATGTACAAG GACTGGGACTCTCAGAATGCAACACAGATAGCAAGTGAGGTGTGTGGGTTCGTGACGATTGTTGCGGGGACATTTCTTCTGCACAAGACCAGAGATATGGGGAACACACAACCTGACTCAGATTCTCTGAGAGCGGACTGTGAACTCCAGGAGCATAGCTAG